From Salvelinus sp. IW2-2015 linkage group LG18, ASM291031v2, whole genome shotgun sequence, a single genomic window includes:
- the LOC111977494 gene encoding chondroadherin-like, with the protein MRCVSFLSVWTYLLVLAPVVWGAPSQCPALCHCHGDLQHVICDNVGLKNIPQVSEATRLLNLQRNNLGSLPTGSFASSKGLISLHMQHCQLREIGGQAFKGLKKLIYLYLSNNEITSIKPGAFEDLAELTYLYLDGNRISDLPKGIFSPMINLFILQLNDNKLRDIKPGTFAGAKDLRWLHMSGNEMSSLQPGSLDDVENLAILHLDRNRLSTYPGLAMSKLRVVEELSLAKNPLRSIPDNAFQSFGRYMEKLHLDGMGLEKFSDGAFNGMKAIKSLHLDNNKLKSLPKSLEFTTITNLTLANNPWSCTCTLAPLRKWMDSTRQRPDALCASPSSQRGKQIRDSSAFSDCTVKTKRAKKGTRH; encoded by the exons ATGCGGTGTGTGAGCTTTCTCTCGGTGTGGACCTACCTGCTGGTCCTCGCCCCGGTGGTATGGGGCGCACCCAGCCAGTGCCCAGCCCTGTGTCACTGCCACGGGGACCTGCAGCATGTCATCTGTGACAACGTGGGGCTAAAGAATATTCCACAGGTGTCCGAGGCCACCCGTCTGCTCAACCTGCAGAGGAACAACCTGGGCAGCCTGCCCACCGGCTCCTTCGCCAGCAGCAAGGGTCTCATCTCGTTGCACATGCAGCACTGCCAGCTCCGCGAGATCGGCGGCCAGGCCTTCAAGGGGCTCAAGAAGCTCATCTACCTCTACCTGTCCAACAACGAGATCACCAGCATCAAGCCAGGTGCCTTCGAGGACCTCGCCGAGCTCACCTACCTCTACCTGGACGGCAACCGCATCAGCGACCTACCCAAGGGCATCTTCTCGCCCATGATCAATCTGTTCATCCTGCAGCTCAACGATAACAAGCTGCGCGACATCAAGCCAGGCACCTTCGCCGGAGCCAAGGACCTGCGCTGGCTGCACATGAGTGGCAATGAGATGAGCTCGCTGCAGCCGGGCTCTCTGGACGACGTGGAGAACCTGGCCATCCTGCACCTTGACAGGAACAGGCTGTCCACCTACCCCGGTCTGGCCATGAGCAAGCTGAGAGTGGTGGAGGAACTGAGCCTGGCCAAGAACCCCCTGAGAAGCATCCCTGACAACGCCTTCCAGAGCTTCGGACGCTACATGGAGAAGCTGCACCTGGACGGCATGGGGCTGGAGAAG TTTTCTGACGGCGCGTTCAACGGCATGAAGGCCATCAAGTCTCTGCACTTGGACAACAACAAGCTCAAGTCCCTGCCCAAGAGCCTGGAgttcaccaccatcaccaaccTCACGCTCGCCAACAACCCCTGGAGCTGCACCTGCACGCTAGCCCCTCTGCGCAA GTGGATGGATTCTACCCGCCAGCGCCCTGATGCGCTCTGTGCCTCTCCGTCCTCACAGAGAGGAAAGCAGATTAGGGACAGCTCCGCCTTCAGCGACTGCACAGTTAAGACAAAGAGAGCCAAGAAGGGCACACGCCATTAA
- the acsf2 gene encoding medium-chain acyl-CoA ligase ACSF2, mitochondrial — protein MFSKIAFGSQPLRSNVFFSKPVKLLQKPRTTFPSQGSCAVHVDSPPTIPTLTTSYAHGTSSKSLLFSTVGGSLQASAERFPDREAVVFLQEGVRKTFSQLQQDVDQAAAGLLALGLKRGDRLGMWGPNIYEWILFQFASAKAGIILVSVNPAYQEQELEFALRKVGCNAIVCPTQFKTQKYCDMLRQICPEMDTASPGSVKSARLPDLHTVIVTDSRQPGMYHLEDVMQAGSSQHMQQLEELQKKLSFDDPINIQFTSGTTGIPKGATLSHHNIVNNSYFIGMRLGYDWRSQVRVCLSVPMYHCFGSVGGGIVMATHGITLVYPSTGYDGRANLAAMESERCTFVYGTPTMYIDMLGQPDLAKFDLSSVEGGVMAGSPCPPEIVKKVISTMGIKELVIGYGTTENSPVTFCGFPTDNLERKSETVGCITSHLEAKVVDPGSGQIMPLGISGELMIRGYCVMLEYWGDVAKTDECITKEHWYKTGDIATLDKYGFCRIEGRIKDMIIRGGENIYPAEIEQFLHTHPKVQEAQVIGIKDERMGEEVCACLKLKAGQDCSAEDIKAYCKGKMAHFKIPRYVTFVKGYPLTVSGKIQKNKLREQTEKFLEL, from the exons TGCAGTCCATGTGGACAGTCCACCCACTATCCCCACACTTACCACCAGCTATGCCCACGGCACCTCCTCCAAGTCTCTACTCTTCAGTACGGTTGGTGGGAGCCTCCAGGCTTCAGCTGAACGCTTTCCAGACCGGGAGGCTGTAGTGTTCCTACAGGAGGGGGTCAGGAAGACCTTCTCACAGCTCCAGCAGGAT GTGGACCAGGCTGCTGCAGGCCTCCTGGCACTGGGACTGAAGAGGGGGGACCGACTGGGCATGTGGGGACCCAACATATATGAGTGGATCCTGTTCCAGTTTGCCTCAGCCAAGGCTGGCATCATACTG GTGTCTGTGAACCCAGCCTATCAGGAGCAGGAGTTGGAGTTTGCTTTGAGGAAG GTTGGATGCAATGCCATTGTGTGCCCGACCCAGTTTAAGACCCAGAAGTATTGTGACATGCTCAGGCAGATCTGTCCAGAGATGGACACTGCTAGCCCAGGATCGGTAAAGAGTGCCAG ACTCCCTGACCTCCATACAGTGATAGTGACAGACAGCCGGCAGCCGGGGATGTACCACCTAGAGGACGTGATGCAGGCAGGGAGCAGCCAGCACATGCAGCAGCTGGAGGAGCTGCAGAAGAAACTGTCCTTCGACGACCCCATCAATATTCAGTTCACATCG GGTACGACGGGGATCCCCAAAGGTGCCACCCTCTCCCACCACAACATCGTCAACAATTCCTACTTCATTGGCATGCGACTTGGATATGACTGGAGG TCCCAGGTACGCGTGTGCCTGTCTGTGCCCATGTACCACTGCTTCGGCTCGGTgggtggtggcattgtcatggccACGCATGGCATCACGTTGGTCTATCCCTCCACTGGATACGACGGACGTGCCAACCTGGCAGCTATGGAGAGTGAAAG GTGTACCTTTGTCTATGGCACTCCTACTATGTACATCGACATGCTGGGCCAGCCTGACTTGGCCAAGTTTGACTTGTCGTCagtggagggag GCGTCATGGCTGGTTCCCCGTGTCCACCTGAAATAGTGAAGAAGGTCATTTCTACCATGGGCATTAAGGAGCTCGTA ATCGGCTATGGAACCACAGAGAACAGCCCTGTGACATTCTGTGGCTTCCCAACAGACAATTTGGAGAGGAAGTCAGAGACTGTTGGGTGCATTACCAGTCACTTAGAG GCTAAGGTAGTTGACCCTGGCTCTGGTCAGATCATGCCTCTCGGGATATCAGGAGAGCTGATGATCAGGGGCTACTGTGTAATGCTGGAGTACTGGGGGGATGTCGCCAAGACAGACGAGTGCATTACCAAAGAGCACTGGTATAAGACTGG TGACATCGCCACCCTGGACAAGTATGGCTTCTGCCGCATCGAGGGTCGAATCAAGGACATGATCATCCGAGGAGGGGAGAACATATACCCAGCTGAGATTGAGCAGTTCCTACACACCCACCCTAAAGTCCAGGAGGCACAG GTGATTGGAATAAAGGATGAGCGCATGGGAGAGGAGGTGTGTGCCTGCCTCAAGCTGAAGGCGGGACAGGATTGCAGTGCAGAGGACATCAAAGCTTACTGCAAGGGAAAG aTGGCTCATTTCAAGATCCCGCGTTATGTAACATTTGTGAAGGGCTACCCGCTCACAGTTTCAGGAAAG ATCCAGAAGAACAAACTGCGTGAGCAGACAGAGAAGTTTCTGGAACTGTGA
- the armc7 gene encoding armadillo repeat-containing protein 7, which translates to MMSGKGHSATGSDRFEYLQTLVTEFQDTDSDEAKEQVLANLANFAYDPRNLENLRTLQVTDLFLDMLTEENENFVEFGIGGLCNLSMDRECRDEILQSEAVPLVMGCLSSRREETVLSAITTLMNLTTAASRSQTTDTAVLQCMLRFSISQSPRLRNLASVFLQDCCTEEQVARAEAQMQGHHPTALGIPLPKD; encoded by the exons ATGATGTCGGGAAAAGGACATTCTGCGACGGGATCTGATCGGTTTGAATACCTGCAGACGCTTGTCACTGAGTTTCAGGACACCGACAGTGATG AAGCGAAAGAGCAAGTGTTGGCCAACTTGGCCAACTTTGCCTATGATCCGAGGAACCTGGAGAACCTGAGAACCCTTCAGGTTACTGATCTCTTCTTGGACATGCTCACAGAGGAAAATGAGAACTTTGTGGAGTTTGGGATAG GGGGTCTATGTAACCTTAGTATGGATCGGGAatgccgtgacgagatcctgcAGAGCGAAGCAGTCCCCTTGGTTATGGGATGCCTGTCCAGCCGGCGGGAGGAGACGGTGCTATCTGCCATCACCACGCTCATGAATCTCACCACCGCTGCATCACGCTCCCAAACCACCGACACCGCAGTGCTACAGTGCATGCTGCGCTTCTCCATCTCCCAGAGCCCACGCCTGCGTAACCTGGCCTCTGTGTTCCTCCAGGACTGCTGCACTGAGGAGCAGGTGGCCAGGGCAGAGGCACAGATGCAGGGACACCATCCTACAGCACTGGGGATCCCCCTGCCTAAGGACTAG